The following proteins are co-located in the Arctopsyche grandis isolate Sample6627 chromosome 3, ASM5162203v2, whole genome shotgun sequence genome:
- the Cse1 gene encoding chromosome segregation 1: protein MELTDANLSTLAQYLQQTLNPDPNVRRPAEKFLEGVEVNQNYGLLMLRLVDKQDLDATIRIAGSIALKNYVKRNWAEEEDRPNCISETERANIRGALVELMLHSSPPIQKQLSDVVSIIGKHDFPKKWPGLIAQMVEKFATGNFNIINGVLQTAHSLFKRYRYEFKSEELWTEIAFVLSNFAEPLTNLFLATLGLCQSHANNPEDLRIIYSSLLLICKVFHSLNSQDLPEYFEDHMHIWMPNLLSLLQCKVPSLESNDDSEPGIVERVREAAVECAGLYALKYSEEFLPHAPDFVTAAWGALVDAGPQPKYDALVSSSLSFLSNVAEKKHYRHLFEDPATLSNVCEKVVIPNMQFRECDEELFEDNPEEYIRRDMEGSDVETRRRAACDLVKVLSVNFEEKIFQIFGQYVQAMLAQSVAATDGSQWRCKDVALFLVTSLSERGRTVRSGVTSASSLVNLSSFCQDHVIPDLIAADINSTPVLKADAIKYIVTFRSLLPKEQILAIFPNLIRFLDAGSGVVASYAASCLEKVIFIIGPVPELMQLAPTLVQALMQLLQKPGHQENDYAMKGVMRALLVLQNACLPALGGALTQLAQTLTVVSKNPSRPHFNHYLFECISLSIKLVCKASPAAVESFEDAFFPIFQEILQQEVQEFMPYVFQLLSLLVEQRSISGMGGLTEGGPYLSLVGCLLAPPLWDRPANVKALVRLLCALTSAAHQHLIRDNRLNGMLGVFQKLIASKANDQEGFTLIQCMLQHIPEETMRPFLKQILSLMFQRLSSSKTTKFVCGLIVFLGFYSLKYGPTDLVENLDSAQPNLFGMYCERILVPDLQKVSGQTQLKLAACGYSKLVSECPILYQADGKYRYLWNHIMQALIALFELPNDESILPEDHWIDVGEENAYQPAYCQLLSARQDIPDILKDVTEPRQFLVQSLGMLSSRHPGLLLPLIEQLSSDHRTALNSYSQKFGVQIV, encoded by the exons ATGGAGCTGACCGACGCCAATCTGTCTACTCTGGCGCAATATCTGCAGCAAACGCTCAACCCGGACCCCAATGTTCGCCGACCTG CCGAAAAATTCTTGGAAGGTGTCGAAGTTAACCAAAATTATGGTCTTTTAATGTTGCGACTTGTGGACAAGCAAGATTTAGATGCAACAATTCGGATTGCAGGTTCAATCGCTCTGAAAAATTATGTCAAAAGAAATTGGGCAGAG gaAGAAGATCGTCCCAATTGCATATCGGAAACTGAAAGAGCAAATATTCGAGGGGCATTGGTGGAATTGATGTTACATTCCTCGCCCCCTATTCAAAAACAATTAAGTGATGTCGTTTCCATTATCGGAAAACATGATTTTCCTAAAAAATGGCCTGGACTTATAGCTCAAATGGTTGAAAAGTTTGCTACGg ggaattttaatataataaatggtgTATTACAAACTGCCCATTCGCTTTTTAAAAGATACAGGTATGAATTCAAATCCGAAGAACTATGGACAGAAATTGCTTTCGTTCTAAGCAATTTTGCTGAACCTCTTACTAATTTATTTTTG GCTACCTTGGGACTCTGTCAATCTCACGCCAATAATCCAGAGGACCTGCGCATCATTTATTCGTCATTGTTGCTTATCTGTAAAGTTTTTCATTCATTGAACTCACAAGATTTACCTGAGTATTTCGAAGACCACATGCACATTTGGATGCCCAATTTATTGTCTTTACTTCAATGTAAAGTTCCTTCTCTCGAATCAAAT GACGATAGTGAACCAGGAATTGTGGAACGTGTACGCGAAGCTGCTGTGGAGTGCGCTGGATTGTATGCtcttaaatatagtgaagaatttCTCCCTCATGCTCCTGACTTTGTAACTGCTGCATGGGGAGCTTTGGTTGATGCGGGACCTCAACCTAAATATGATGCG CTAGTGTCCAGTTCACTTAGTTTTTTATCGAATGTTGCTGAAAAAAAGCATTATCGTCACTTGTTTGAAGATCCCGCTACATTAAGCAATGTTTGTGAAAAAGTTGTTATTCCAAATATGCAGTTTAGAG aaTGCGACGAAGAATTGTTTGAAGACAATCCAGAGGAATACATTAGAAGGGATATGGAAGGCTCTGACGTAGAGACTCGTCGTAGAGCCGCTTGTGATCTTGTCAAAGTGCTCTCTGtgaattttgaagaaaaaatattccaaatattTGGACAATACGTTCAG GCCATGTTAGCACAATCCGTTGCTGCAACTGATGGCAGTCAATGGCGTTGCAAAGATGTAGCACTGTTTCTTGTTACTTCTCTTTCAGAACGTGGCCGGACAGTACGTTCTGGTGTTACTTCAGCTTCCAGCTTAGTAAACTTATCAAGTTTTTGCCAAGATCATGTAATTCCTGACTTAATTGCTGCTGAta ttaaTTCAACACCAGTACTGAAAGCAGATGCTATAAAATACATTGTTACATTCCGCTCACTTCTTCCAAAAGAACAAATACTCGCCATATTCCCCAATTTG atccgTTTCTTAGACGCTGGGAGTGGTGTTGTTGCTTCATATGCTGCAAGTTGCTTGGAAAAAGTTATTTTCATTATTGGTCCTGTTCCTGAACTCATGCAACTCGCACCAACTTTAGTTCAAGCTTTGATGCAATTATTACAAAAACCGGGCCACCAAGAAAATGATTACGCAATGAAAG gtgTAATGCGTGCCCTCTTGGTATTACAAAACGCTTGTTTGCCAGCTCTGGGTGGGGCATTAACTCAATTAGCCCAAACTCTCACCGTTGTGTCGAAAAACCCATCCCGTCCGCATTTCAATCACTATTTGTTTGAATGCATTTCACTTTCAATCaa acTTGTTTGCAAAGCGAGTCCTGCTGCAGTAGAATCTTTTGAAGATGCTTTCTTTCCGATTTTTCAAGAAATTTTACAACAAGAAGTTCAAG aGTTTATGCCGTATGTATTCCAACTGCTAAGTTTGCTTGTGGAACAAAGAAGTATTTCTGGAATGGGTGGACTAACTGAAGGTGGTCCATATTTAAGTTTAGTTGGGTGCTTACTAGCCCCACCATTATGGGATCGTCCAGCCAATGTGAAAGCTCTTGTTCGATTGCTTTGTGCACTTACCAGTGCTGCTCATCAACATCTCATACGTGATAATCGACTC aatgGTATGTTAGGagtatttcaaaaattgatcGCGTCTAAAGCAAACGATCAAGAAGGATTTACATTAATTCAGTGCATGCTGCAACATATACCAGA GGAAACAATGCGTCCCTTTTTGAAACAAATTCTATCACTAATGTTCCAGCGTCTGTCGTCTTCGAAAACTACCAAGTTTGTGTGTGGCCTCATTGTATTTCTTGGGTTTTATTCCTTAAAATATGGACCAACTGATCTTGTAGAAAATTTAGATTCAGCTCAACCTAA CCTGTTTGGTATGTACTGTGAACGCATATTGGTACCTGATTTGCAAAAAGTTTCAGGACAGACACAATTAAAACTCGCAGCTTGCGGTTATAGTAAATTGGTAAGCGAATGCCCAATTTTGTATCAAGCTGATGGCAAATACAGATATCTCTGGAATCATATCATGCag GCATTAATAGCATTATTTGAATTGCCAAATGATGAAAGTATCCTTCCTGAAGATCATTGGATTGACGTTGGCGAAGAAAATGCCTATCAGCCTGCATATTGTCAACTCCTATCTGCCCGTCAAGATATTCCTGATATTCTTAAAG atgttACTGAGCCACGTCAATTTTTGGTGCAATCCCTTGGAATGCTTTCATCTAGACACCCAGGGCTTTTGTTGCCACTTATTGAACAGTTGTCTTCTGATCATCGTACAGCTCTCAATTCATATTCGCAAAAGTTTGGCGTACAAATAGTTTAA
- the LOC143909434 gene encoding caspase-1-like, giving the protein MYSESTDARPFSNTELRTQTVSSITPEVGNSTQHTIPKSNLPSDFYYKMNHKRRGEAFIFNHEFFAINNLESRIGTNVDCRKLNKILKKLRFKVKVFKDLTFIELKKEINKASSKDYSKHNCILVVILTHGENNHLFTKDQLYKSSLIWESFAKNRTLEHKPKIFFIQACQGTQQDEGLRLVKIAKTEQNQSMNADVQDSTSCAELELNETSTYELFNIADFLLVFSTIPNYVSWRSKTFGAWFIQALIEKIEMHGNDADLLLLLTLVNQKVSVDFETYENKRKQVLRIHSTLTRLLVLKNKKCLSCSIF; this is encoded by the coding sequence ATGTACTCTGAAAGTACAGACGCAAGACCCTTTAGTAACACAGAGTTGAGAACTCAGACTGTTTCTTCCATTACACCTGAAGTTGGAAATTCCACTCAACATACCATTCCGAAATCCAATCTACCTtcagatttttattataaaatgaatcatAAGCGAAGAGGCGAAGCTTTCATATTTAATCATGAATTTTTCGCAATAAACAATCTCGAAAGTCGTATTGGTACAAACGTAGACTGCCGCAAACTCAACAAGATTTTGAAAAAGTTGCGATTCAAAGTGAAAGTATTTAAAGACCTTACTTTTATAGaacttaaaaaagaaattaataaagcATCATCAAAAGACTACTCAAAACACAATTGCATTTTAGTCGTTATTCTTACTCATGGTGAAAATAATCACTTATTCACCAAAGATCAACTTTACAAAAGTAGTTTAATTTGGGAGAGTTTTGCCAAAAATCGCACGTTGGAACATAAACCAAAAATTTTCTTCATACAAGCCTGTCAAGGAACACAGCAAGATGAAGGATTACGTTTAGTGAAAATTGCCAAAACGGAACAAAACCAATCAATGAATGCCGATGTTCAGGATTCAACTAGTTGTGCAGAGTTGGAATTAAATGAAACATCCACATATGAATTGTTTAATATTGCAGATTTTCTTCTAGTTTTTTCGACAATTCCTAATTATGTATCATGGCGTAGCAAGACTTTCGGTGCATGGTTTATTCAAGcgttaattgaaaaaattgaaatgcaCGGAAATGATGCTGACTTGTTACTACTTTTAACACTGGTGAATCAAAAAGTGAGTGTAGATTTTGAGACATACGAGAACAAACGAAAGCAAGTCTTGAGGATTCACTCAACTTTAACTCGTTTGttagttttgaaaaataaaaaatgtttatcttGTTCAATCTTCTGA